Below is a window of Klebsiella quasipneumoniae subsp. quasipneumoniae DNA.
CTTCCCAGAAATGCGATCCGATACGTTCGCAATGAAGGATCCTGCATTTTTCTTTTTCCTGATTTTTAAAGAACATCACCCGTTGAGTTGCCGGGGCCGCGGTTTTGACTTTGTGCGGGGACCTGCTGAACCTGCCCCCTGGTATTAACTTCACCCGTTTGAGAGCCGTTCGCCGCAAGGGCATAAACGAGCACGGGCGACGGCAGCTGTCCAGGGCGCGGTTTACCGCGTGCCATTTACCCTGGACGGATGATGGCGACTGTGCTTGTCTCAGCCCCGGCGAATGGACTCAAACGGGTGATACGACCAGGGGAAAGGAGCAGGCACCCGCCGCAACGACGAAGAGCGCGGGCGCGAAACGGCGTTGCCCTGCAGAGTGCCGGCAGCTTTATCGCCGGCACGGTGAAAGCGGCGCGGCCGGAACGGTCGCAGCAAGCGCTGCCGTTGACCTTGACTTCAGACATCAGACACTAGCCGCCAGGCCCGAAACCGCGTAGCGGGTTCGGCGGAGCTTACCGCGTCTTTTCGCGGTTAGCGGAGTGTGGCTCGACGACCGGACAGCGCAGCTGGCCGGGAGCCGAAGGTGTCCAGTGTGGGTATGCTTTTAAAGCCTTTAAGGTTTAAAAAGAGACATCACAGCAGGAAGAAGAAGAGAAAGCAGACAGACAGCAGGGAGCAAGCCGGAAACGTAAAGATGCAGGCTGGAGAGAATATGTTTTTCATGCCGCCGGAAAGAAGCCATGAGAAACCGGCGGCATACCAGACGGGGCGTCAGGAACGGAGCTTATTTTCCTTCCTGAACTGCGCAACGCTATACCAGATTGAAGCCAGGAAAGCGAAAACGGTGATCAGGACACGAAATTCGTCACCCGGCTCTTTCCCCTTCAGCATCAGCGTTATGATGATGCCGGCAACGATAATCCACGCAATACCACTCCAGAGGCGCAGCTTATCCGCCACGACATTAATCAGAACAAAAGCAACGGCCAGGATAGCCCCCCACAGAGCCGGAACAGGCTGAAACGGAATAAAAAACAGGTTAATACCTGTTAAAAGCGTCACGGCAGCAAACATCAGAGACATACGCACAGATTACCCTCCCTGGACACACTGAGTAAGAAAATCAATTCTGCTGATCATCGCCCGGTTTATTATATTCGGGTGCATTTGCGCGCGGCAGCTGCTGACTGTTCAGTCGATGTACGCGGAACCGTTCATGGAAATATTCGCGCAGGTGTTCAGGCTGTTCCCGTTCAACAAGTTCCGGCATGACGGGCTTGTTCATGCGCTCCTGCCAGGCAACATCAGCAGCCACCTTATCGACGGCAACTTTGTCCTGCTCCTCCTTTGAAAAAGAGGCAATATTCCACTGCGACATACGCAAATTCAGCAAAAGAAGAAAAGGTACGCAGATATTACGCTCTTAATCCTTAACTGGCGACCTGTTGAGGTGAGGCCAGTACGCAGCGCCGCAGGTGTGGCGAACCGCCTCACCGGCAGGCGAAGCCTGCCAGGATTTTCGCGCGGCCGCACCGATCTGCGAAGCCGGGTAAGCTCCTCACAGATCGTGCCGTCTCAGACCTTAAACGGGGCGTCGGGCGCCCCGATATAGTATCAGTCCAGAGCCGCGTAAATAGCAGCGCATTCGTCATGAGAGTCAATGAAATTCCACAGCTGCGATTCCCGCAGCATCAGGTGGCGTGTCAGGGCAGCATCACCGCGTTCATGGTGCAGCCAGATACGGCGGTTGATCGCCAGCGCCGTAATGATAACTCCGGCCGCATCCGCGCTGACGGACCGATCAAACCAGTTATCCGGGGAAACGGTCACCGTCAGGCATCATGTAGCCGCCGCCCTCCGGAATACGGATGAAATGCCAGAAGCCTCCGCAGTAATCGGTGATGTGTTTCTCAGCGAGCGCATAGACCTGCATCTCTCCGGCCAGAAAATCGTTACCAAACAGATCCGGCAGGAACGAGAGACGGTCGGACTCCTCTACATTCAGCATGGTTTGACGGGCATGATACATAGCAACCTCCACAGGTTCATAAGATTGCGGCACCGGGTTGTGCCGTGCGACACGACAGCCCGGCGGAAAGCGGAAGATGCAAGGGCGACACCGGAGGCCGCAGCGCAGATAAAGCACGAAGCTGGTCTGGACGGTTTTAGAGCGAAACCTGAGCGAGAAAACGACGGGAAGAACGGCGAGCTTCATAAAAAAACTGCGACCGGGCGAGGATGGCGGCGCCAGCGAACCCTTGCATCTGCAGCGGCCGGGCTAAAGTGAAGGCACGGCACTACCCGAAGCGATGCAGGAGATACAACATGAGCTCCCCTGTCGCGGTTTACGAGCGCAGGGAGAAAAGCAGAAGCTGGCATCGCGACGCGATGGCTGCGTATAAAGGCCGCAGACCGGAGGGAGGGGGCCGGACAAAGCGGAGCCGGCGGCAAAGACAAGCCGGCGACGTCCTTATCCGGTGTTGATGGCATGGCGCCAGTTTATCAGCTGCCCGTCACCAGGCGGCCCGGGAGACCTCTCGTTCTGAGCTTATCGGCGATCTGGTTTATCACTGGCCACGGAGATACCAATGTACATACCGCTTCCCCAGATAATCTGAGAGAGCACAAATAGCCACTGAGGGACGTCAACAATCAACAGCGGAAGAAGAGCAACCGTCACGATTAAAATCAGGCGGCTACCGAATTGCCGGCGCACCGGTTCAGCGGCGTCAACCGGGACGCCTGCATATCGCAGAACCTGCCTTAAACCCGTATTCATAATCACTCCACTCAGAATAAATGCACTGTACTTCAGTATATTACATTTTATTAGATAACGATTCTCCGGACTGGCAGCGATCCTTCTGAAATTTCCCTGTTTTGCAGGAACAGCAAATGGTTACAGACAACGGCAACAAGATGACTTGAAAAAAAACGGCCTCCGCAAAATAATACTGTATATATATACAGCCTTAAGCGAGGAAAAAAACGATGAAGTTCATTCCTGCAGTATCAGAAGCCAGCATAGTAAAAATTCCTTTGTTCACAGAGCGATGCCCTGCGGGTTTTCCGTCACCGG
It encodes the following:
- a CDS encoding DNA polymerase III subunit theta produces the protein MSQWNIASFSKEEQDKVAVDKVAADVAWQERMNKPVMPELVEREQPEHLREYFHERFRVHRLNSQQLPRANAPEYNKPGDDQQN